Proteins from a genomic interval of Streptomyces fodineus:
- a CDS encoding MFS transporter has product MTLSRTDLNTGIARPWWFWTGVALSCAGVLLHLPMFFAMRSMHYRMAGMGMGSSPEMITGMLLLVVGLGAAVHGLVRRRPAAEDAVAAGRYRVAPGPEERLSPAHRRLVAALSLALVIDVMKPATIAFILPGMREEYGIGAAEVAMMPVAALTGTVIGSLVWGWLADRLGRRATILLSSLMFITTTVCAVMPAFVWNLVMCLVMGTAAGGLLPVAYAMMAESVPARQRSVLMVLQAGLATGVAYFLTSALAAALIPHFGWRVMWLVHFPFAVVIILVNRWIPESPRFLVRYGRIAEAERIVHDYGMVLADDAPPSEPVAAQGALAALFGRGVLVKTLVVGGYALSWSIVNWGFMTFLPTLLGKAEAGRVLPLSSLLAIPGTALVAYLYARWSSRRTMVLSGAVTVLALLGLAALGRAGGAGVYLPLALLLIGTGAVTATLAPYAAEIYPTHVRGAAGGFAAACSKAGGLFAPPLIGLLLAQYPGMRVIGLCAAVSMAVATVAVARKGRETAGRELDEAPEAVVSPAADGRGAPAGVS; this is encoded by the coding sequence GTGACCCTGTCTCGTACGGACCTCAACACCGGTATCGCACGCCCCTGGTGGTTCTGGACCGGCGTGGCCCTGTCCTGCGCCGGTGTCCTGCTGCACCTTCCGATGTTCTTCGCCATGCGTTCCATGCACTACCGCATGGCCGGGATGGGGATGGGCAGCTCGCCCGAGATGATCACCGGCATGCTGCTGCTGGTCGTGGGCCTGGGCGCCGCCGTCCACGGCCTGGTCCGGCGCCGGCCGGCGGCCGAGGACGCGGTGGCGGCCGGCCGCTACCGCGTCGCGCCCGGCCCCGAGGAGCGGCTGAGCCCGGCCCACCGGCGCCTCGTCGCGGCCCTGTCGCTCGCGCTGGTCATCGACGTGATGAAGCCCGCCACCATCGCGTTCATCCTGCCCGGTATGCGCGAGGAGTACGGCATCGGCGCCGCCGAGGTCGCGATGATGCCCGTCGCGGCGCTGACCGGGACCGTCATCGGCTCGCTGGTGTGGGGCTGGCTCGCCGACCGGCTCGGGCGGCGGGCCACCATCCTGCTGTCCTCGCTGATGTTCATCACCACCACCGTGTGCGCGGTGATGCCCGCCTTCGTGTGGAACCTCGTCATGTGCCTGGTGATGGGGACGGCGGCCGGCGGGCTGCTGCCCGTCGCGTACGCGATGATGGCGGAATCGGTGCCGGCCCGGCAGCGCAGCGTCCTCATGGTGCTCCAGGCGGGCCTGGCCACCGGTGTCGCGTACTTCCTCACCAGCGCGCTGGCCGCCGCCCTGATCCCGCACTTCGGCTGGCGTGTGATGTGGCTGGTGCACTTCCCGTTCGCCGTCGTCATCATCCTCGTCAACCGCTGGATCCCCGAGTCCCCGCGCTTCCTCGTGCGCTACGGCCGGATCGCCGAGGCCGAGCGGATCGTGCACGACTACGGGATGGTGCTGGCCGACGACGCCCCACCGAGCGAGCCCGTGGCCGCACAGGGCGCCCTCGCGGCGCTCTTCGGCCGGGGAGTGCTCGTCAAGACCCTGGTGGTCGGCGGATACGCACTGTCCTGGTCGATCGTCAACTGGGGATTCATGACCTTCCTGCCCACGCTCCTGGGCAAGGCGGAGGCGGGCCGGGTGCTGCCCCTGTCCTCGCTGCTGGCCATCCCCGGCACGGCCCTGGTCGCGTATCTCTACGCCCGCTGGAGCAGCCGCCGCACCATGGTGCTCTCCGGCGCGGTCACCGTGCTGGCCCTGCTGGGCCTGGCCGCGCTCGGCCGGGCCGGCGGGGCGGGCGTCTACCTGCCGCTGGCTCTGCTGCTGATCGGCACCGGCGCGGTCACGGCGACGCTGGCGCCGTACGCCGCCGAGATCTACCCCACCCATGTCCGGGGCGCGGCCGGCGGATTCGCCGCGGCCTGCAGCAAGGCCGGCGGGCTCTTCGCCCCGCCGCTGATCGGACTGCTGCTGGCGCAGTACCCCGGCATGCGGGTCATCGGACTGTGCGCCGCGGTATCGATGGCCGTGGCGACGGTCGCCGTCGCCAGGAAGGGGCGGGAAACGGCGGGCCGGGAACTGGACGAGGCGCCCGAGGCCGTGGTCAGTCCTGCGGCGGACGGCCGTGGTGCGCCGGCAGGGGTTTCCTGA
- a CDS encoding tautomerase family protein produces MPLIHVQQTPGKTAEQKAELVRELTDAYVKATGSKPESVWVTVQEIGTDSWSIAGETLAARAAKR; encoded by the coding sequence ATGCCTCTCATCCATGTGCAGCAGACCCCCGGCAAGACCGCCGAGCAGAAGGCCGAGTTGGTCCGTGAGCTGACCGACGCGTACGTCAAGGCCACCGGCAGCAAGCCGGAGAGCGTGTGGGTGACCGTGCAGGAGATCGGCACCGACAGCTGGTCCATCGCCGGTGAGACGCTGGCCGCCCGCGCCGCCAAGCGCTGA
- a CDS encoding multidrug effflux MFS transporter gives MKTASTRTPYALLLAVLSSLNAGGLFASDINLPGVPATAHAFHTPVASVQWTFSAFMIGIAVSQAVYGPISDAYGRKRVIVSGLGLFVLASLVCAAAPTVEVFGAGRLLQALGAGSGMVLGRAVISDLYEEKDAARMFATVMPIVGVSPSVAPLIGGYLTTYVSWRAPFVVTALIGLATLVVMVTAIPESLPPERRSKHLGATLRGYPKLLGRPLFWAYTVNLCVAYGGYFGYLAASPLVFEKMRLATETTSYCYITVSVAYVAGNLTSRTLVRTRSVNRLLWTGHGFFLAGALMMLGLGLSGAGGRWGLLVLVFMPVMTFGNGFLLPLSMSAGVTTFRSTAGSASGLMGALQLLAASLGIYLSSRLPAGDLFALGWFVLAAAALGIGAFGLFLSLAARQTAAPPRKTGHMRSDNAPAADLEGAAAD, from the coding sequence ATGAAGACCGCATCAACACGCACGCCGTACGCGCTGTTGCTCGCCGTCCTGTCCTCGCTGAACGCGGGTGGCCTGTTCGCCTCCGACATCAATCTGCCGGGCGTGCCGGCCACCGCGCACGCCTTCCACACCCCGGTCGCGTCCGTGCAGTGGACGTTCAGCGCGTTCATGATCGGCATCGCGGTTTCGCAGGCGGTCTACGGGCCCATCTCGGACGCCTACGGCCGCAAGCGCGTCATCGTGTCCGGGCTCGGCCTGTTCGTCCTCGCCTCGCTGGTGTGCGCCGCGGCGCCCACGGTCGAGGTGTTCGGCGCGGGCCGGCTCCTGCAGGCGCTGGGCGCCGGCTCGGGCATGGTGCTCGGCCGGGCGGTGATCAGTGACCTGTACGAGGAGAAGGACGCGGCGCGGATGTTCGCCACGGTCATGCCGATCGTCGGTGTCTCCCCGTCCGTCGCCCCGCTGATCGGCGGCTACCTGACCACGTACGTCTCCTGGCGCGCGCCGTTCGTGGTCACCGCGCTGATCGGTCTGGCGACCCTGGTCGTGATGGTGACCGCGATCCCCGAGAGCCTGCCGCCGGAGCGGCGCAGCAAGCACCTGGGCGCCACGCTCAGGGGCTACCCGAAGCTGCTGGGCCGCCCGCTGTTCTGGGCCTACACCGTCAACCTGTGCGTGGCGTACGGAGGTTACTTCGGCTACCTGGCGGCCTCCCCGCTGGTGTTCGAGAAGATGCGGCTGGCCACCGAGACCACCAGCTACTGCTACATCACCGTCTCGGTCGCGTACGTCGCGGGCAACCTCACCTCGCGCACCCTGGTCCGCACGCGGTCCGTCAACCGGCTGCTGTGGACGGGCCACGGCTTCTTCCTCGCCGGGGCCCTGATGATGCTGGGGCTGGGGCTCAGCGGGGCCGGCGGGCGCTGGGGCCTGCTGGTGCTGGTCTTCATGCCGGTGATGACGTTCGGCAACGGCTTCCTGCTGCCGCTGTCGATGAGCGCGGGGGTGACCACGTTCCGGTCGACCGCCGGTTCGGCCTCCGGCCTGATGGGCGCGCTCCAGCTGCTGGCCGCCTCGCTGGGCATCTACCTCTCCAGCCGGCTGCCGGCGGGCGATCTGTTCGCCCTCGGCTGGTTCGTGCTGGCCGCCGCGGCGCTGGGGATCGGCGCCTTCGGCCTGTTCCTTTCCCTCGCGGCCCGGCAGACGGCCGCCCCACCCCGGAAGACCGGCCACATGCGGAGCGACAACGCGCCGGCCGCCGATCTGGAAGGCGCGGCGGCGGACTAG
- a CDS encoding LysR family transcriptional regulator, whose translation MELRQIQYFVAVAEELHFGRAAERLHIGQPAVSQQVRRLERELRTQLFDRSSRTVTLTPAGQALLPEGRELLKALDSFVAKAQRLATQNEATFRVGISSALGQRLDDFLDALPGSGSGTRFEFQTLDAHSRLEEVRAGRLDAAFVRGVESAPGLRLLTLWYDPLVAALPAAHPLAERASLSLTDLAGLPLRIASRGENPVLYDTVVTACRKLGFEPTLGPPFTGLQDTLAEIGAGADGWTLMYPTAADTVSSRRIALLPLDGEPITMRMFLALRENADPARLELLTATAARVRRKIAEENRRPA comes from the coding sequence GTGGAACTGCGCCAGATTCAGTACTTCGTCGCCGTCGCGGAAGAGCTGCATTTCGGCAGGGCGGCGGAGCGACTGCACATCGGCCAGCCCGCCGTCAGTCAGCAGGTGCGCCGGCTGGAGCGGGAGCTGCGCACCCAGTTGTTCGACCGTTCCAGCCGTACCGTCACCCTCACCCCGGCCGGTCAGGCCCTGCTGCCCGAGGGCCGCGAACTGCTGAAGGCGCTGGACTCCTTCGTCGCCAAGGCCCAGCGGCTGGCCACCCAGAACGAGGCCACCTTCCGTGTCGGCATCAGCTCCGCCCTCGGGCAGCGGCTGGACGACTTCCTGGACGCACTGCCCGGCTCCGGGTCCGGCACCCGCTTCGAGTTCCAGACCCTCGATGCCCACAGCCGGCTGGAGGAGGTGCGGGCCGGGCGGCTGGACGCGGCGTTCGTCCGCGGCGTCGAAAGCGCCCCCGGCCTGCGGCTCCTGACCCTCTGGTACGACCCCCTGGTGGCGGCGCTGCCCGCCGCGCACCCGCTGGCCGAACGCGCGAGCCTGAGCCTCACCGACCTCGCCGGACTGCCGTTGCGCATCGCCTCCCGCGGCGAGAACCCCGTGCTCTACGACACCGTTGTCACCGCCTGCCGGAAGTTGGGCTTCGAACCCACCCTCGGCCCGCCCTTCACCGGGCTCCAGGACACCCTCGCCGAGATCGGCGCGGGCGCCGACGGCTGGACGCTGATGTACCCGACGGCGGCCGACACCGTCTCCTCACGCCGGATCGCCCTGCTTCCGCTGGACGGGGAACCCATCACCATGCGCATGTTTCTCGCCCTGCGGGAAAACGCCGACCCGGCGCGTCTCGAACTGCTCACCGCAACAGCCGCACGAGTGCGCCGAAAGATCGCGGAAGAAAACCGCCGGCCTGCCTGA
- a CDS encoding DMT family transporter has protein sequence MTAEQTPCATTGTRPARQNTPAAPSLWVWLALGVALTLWSSAFVGIKAILHDFSPGPMALLRFAVASVSVIAIWVVTARRRLRLPALRDLPLLLLCALLLIVIYNLGVNYGESTVSPGTASFIVGQVPVFSTILAAFMLGERVAVVGWVGVGLGMAGTVAMLFADQAGLQINVGAFYVLAAAIAESLYFVLSKPLLGRYSSTEFNAFVTVLGTMMMLPYLGRLGHEVGAASAGSIAVVVYLGVFPAAIAYLLWNYAMTRLSVSTTTSALYALPVITIVVSLVLLHALPTALGLIGGVVSLIGAALVNSQRSR, from the coding sequence ATGACCGCTGAGCAGACTCCCTGCGCCACCACCGGCACCCGGCCCGCCCGGCAGAACACCCCCGCCGCCCCATCCCTCTGGGTCTGGCTCGCCCTGGGCGTCGCCCTCACCCTGTGGTCGTCCGCGTTCGTCGGGATCAAGGCGATCCTGCACGACTTCAGCCCCGGTCCGATGGCGCTGCTGCGGTTCGCCGTCGCCTCGGTCAGCGTCATCGCGATCTGGGTGGTCACCGCTCGCCGCCGGCTGAGGCTCCCCGCGCTGCGTGATCTGCCGCTGCTCCTGCTGTGCGCCCTGCTGCTGATCGTCATCTACAACCTGGGCGTCAACTACGGCGAGTCGACGGTCAGTCCGGGTACGGCCAGCTTCATCGTCGGCCAGGTTCCCGTGTTCAGCACCATCCTGGCCGCCTTCATGCTGGGCGAGCGGGTGGCGGTGGTCGGCTGGGTGGGCGTCGGCCTCGGCATGGCCGGCACGGTGGCGATGCTCTTCGCCGACCAGGCCGGTCTGCAGATCAACGTCGGCGCGTTCTACGTCCTCGCCGCCGCGATCGCCGAGAGCCTGTATTTCGTGCTGTCCAAGCCGCTGCTCGGGCGCTACTCCTCAACGGAGTTCAACGCCTTCGTGACGGTGCTGGGCACGATGATGATGCTCCCCTATCTGGGCCGGCTCGGCCATGAGGTGGGCGCGGCCTCGGCCGGGAGCATCGCCGTGGTCGTCTACCTGGGTGTGTTCCCCGCGGCCATCGCCTACCTGCTGTGGAACTACGCGATGACGCGGCTCAGTGTCTCCACCACGACCTCGGCGCTGTACGCGCTGCCCGTGATCACCATCGTCGTCTCCCTGGTCCTCCTCCATGCGCTGCCCACCGCTCTGGGGCTGATCGGAGGAGTGGTCTCCCTCATCGGTGCGGCGCTCGTCAACAGCCAACGCTCGCGCTGA
- a CDS encoding WD40 repeat domain-containing protein, which translates to MTGQLHRAAPPAITGWAAHPTGLCALAWSGDGRRLATGGNDGLIHLWRLGDGTAEKLTTFAGHSGSVRSLAWTPDGGRLASGAEDGVVAVWDTTTGERVATPQRGRRWVNAVAWSPDGRLLAAAGGDRRTMVTDQLGRPVTAPLASPYGVLLSLVWSPDGARLAATCRGSALTIWDTARWQVAERLPAGGGAVWTVCWWRDGLAVGDAAGRLRVWDTDPLRPRLLLGAHGGAVARVTVNHTGSVLATLSHDQTIGVWDARTGRPLWRVQDAYPGWTGCLEAAPTADLLAGTDTSGREVRIWPLSGPGPRCEPAGTPVAEELRHAIRDADSHGRGYVALHDVAHLVADRWPALRKPEGWARAAVERGAATGDLALLGGRVAATGARALADAATATIREAAATGERTVNLRRDPSLPSPGTALAGGLLVQTSRAWIDATERPWILHSPEALPQAGPARDGSGSRPAIELRWGREVATTAAQVFCHLVNTTLFRHWSATREALTAATDERHRVWVEAGRDGREGLTVRVAADTETHRELLAELLVARITRENPGADRPARGTATVTGWTPDRFHRWDPAATGAWALGEADLPDRLDDRVAVLDEQIDDERLRQERLLLGTELPLPDHADVTVWHLARDRDTASALAAQLAVLGLRAGHDIADAARLVNASERSTASVLLLTDALRQWSTSPLAAPYAQLTAHTEANGRRIRWLPVIVNAAAPPADLPDHLHSFDWYRHEGIDRAERRRHLHALLGGILVDRTRS; encoded by the coding sequence ATGACCGGGCAGCTCCACCGGGCGGCCCCGCCGGCGATCACCGGCTGGGCCGCCCACCCCACTGGCCTGTGCGCTCTGGCGTGGTCCGGGGACGGCCGCCGGCTGGCCACCGGGGGCAACGACGGCCTGATCCATCTGTGGCGGCTCGGCGACGGCACGGCCGAGAAACTGACCACCTTCGCCGGGCACAGCGGATCGGTCCGGTCCTTGGCGTGGACCCCGGACGGCGGACGCCTGGCGTCGGGAGCCGAGGACGGCGTGGTGGCGGTGTGGGACACCACCACGGGCGAGCGGGTGGCGACACCGCAGCGGGGCCGGCGGTGGGTCAACGCCGTCGCCTGGTCCCCGGACGGCCGGTTGCTGGCGGCGGCCGGCGGTGACCGCCGCACGATGGTCACCGACCAGCTGGGCCGTCCGGTGACCGCACCGCTGGCCAGCCCGTACGGGGTGCTGCTCAGCCTCGTCTGGTCGCCCGACGGCGCCCGCCTGGCCGCGACCTGCCGGGGCTCCGCCCTGACGATCTGGGACACCGCCCGGTGGCAGGTCGCCGAGCGGCTGCCCGCGGGCGGCGGGGCGGTCTGGACCGTGTGCTGGTGGCGCGACGGGCTCGCCGTCGGCGACGCGGCCGGCCGGCTCCGGGTCTGGGACACCGATCCGCTCCGGCCGCGCCTGCTGCTCGGCGCGCACGGCGGCGCGGTCGCCCGGGTCACCGTCAACCACACCGGCAGCGTGCTCGCCACGCTCTCCCACGATCAGACCATCGGCGTGTGGGACGCCCGCACCGGACGGCCGCTGTGGCGCGTGCAGGACGCCTATCCCGGATGGACCGGCTGCCTGGAGGCCGCACCCACCGCGGATCTCCTCGCGGGCACCGACACCAGCGGCCGGGAGGTGCGCATCTGGCCGCTGTCCGGGCCCGGCCCCCGCTGCGAGCCGGCCGGCACGCCCGTGGCCGAGGAGCTACGGCATGCCATCCGGGACGCGGACAGCCACGGCCGGGGGTACGTCGCACTCCACGACGTCGCCCACCTCGTCGCCGATCGCTGGCCGGCCTTGCGCAAACCGGAAGGCTGGGCACGCGCGGCCGTCGAGCGGGGGGCGGCCACGGGCGACCTCGCCCTCCTCGGCGGGCGTGTGGCCGCAACCGGCGCCCGTGCCCTGGCCGATGCGGCCACAGCCACGATCCGCGAGGCCGCGGCGACCGGTGAGCGCACCGTGAACCTGCGCCGGGACCCGTCCCTGCCGTCGCCCGGCACGGCGCTGGCCGGCGGGCTGCTCGTGCAGACGAGCCGGGCGTGGATCGACGCCACCGAGCGGCCCTGGATCCTGCACAGCCCCGAGGCGCTGCCGCAAGCCGGACCCGCCCGTGACGGCTCCGGCAGCCGTCCGGCCATCGAACTGCGGTGGGGGCGCGAGGTCGCCACCACGGCGGCGCAGGTGTTCTGCCACCTCGTCAACACCACGTTGTTCCGGCACTGGTCGGCCACCCGGGAGGCACTGACCGCGGCCACCGACGAACGGCACCGGGTCTGGGTCGAAGCCGGACGCGACGGCCGGGAGGGGCTGACCGTACGCGTGGCCGCCGACACCGAGACGCACCGGGAACTGCTCGCCGAACTGCTCGTCGCGCGCATCACACGCGAGAACCCCGGCGCGGACCGGCCCGCGCGCGGGACGGCCACCGTCACCGGCTGGACACCGGACCGGTTCCACCGCTGGGACCCGGCGGCCACCGGCGCGTGGGCGCTCGGCGAGGCGGACCTGCCGGACCGGCTCGACGACCGTGTGGCCGTACTCGACGAGCAGATCGACGACGAACGGCTGCGGCAGGAACGGCTGTTGCTCGGCACGGAACTGCCGCTGCCGGACCATGCCGACGTCACCGTCTGGCACCTTGCCCGCGACCGGGACACGGCGAGCGCCCTCGCCGCGCAGCTGGCCGTCCTCGGCCTGCGCGCCGGTCACGACATCGCCGACGCCGCACGGCTGGTGAACGCGAGCGAACGCTCCACGGCGAGCGTCCTGCTGCTCACCGACGCACTGCGGCAGTGGTCCACCAGCCCGCTCGCGGCCCCCTATGCGCAGCTCACCGCACATACCGAGGCGAACGGGCGCCGCATACGATGGCTCCCAGTCATCGTGAACGCCGCCGCACCGCCCGCCGACCTCCCCGACCACTTGCACAGCTTCGACTGGTACCGGCACGAGGGCATCGACCGTGCCGAACGACGACGTCATCTGCACGCCCTGCTCGGCGGCATACTCGTAGACAGGACCCGTTCATGA
- a CDS encoding lysine N(6)-hydroxylase/L-ornithine N(5)-oxygenase family protein has protein sequence MSEPQTAVDPVEELDVLGIGVGPFNLSTAALLTKADDLTARFLDRKEDFSWHPGLLFRDATLQSPYLKDCVTLADPTSPYSFLNYLARQRRLNRFIVADYPNVRRAEFSDYFRWICRNLDTVRFGTGVHGLDFADGAFLADTDGGRYRAKNVVIGVGREPYVPEGARQHLGATVFHGTEYLLRELDVQGRRVAVIGGGQTGAEIFHDLISDGSRLPSEVTWVTRRSNFAPFDESPFANELYVPGYTRHFYAQPLQERQRLLPLQKLSSDAILQPLLEDIHRRLYELDYLETQRLRHRLLVDREFTKVSPAASGWLVQMEGPTGTEAVEADIVILATGFSNALPAVLDQLRHRLSLGEDGQVEVNEDFSLRWDGPPDNRLFVHNMALHSHGWIDPNFAGMAWRSAVIVNSLAGRYLYDVDVDGTTVDWGGKTTTSHELPQTVRTEAGL, from the coding sequence ATGTCTGAGCCCCAGACAGCAGTCGACCCCGTCGAGGAACTCGATGTCCTGGGCATCGGCGTGGGACCGTTCAACCTGAGTACGGCCGCCCTGCTGACCAAGGCCGACGACCTCACCGCACGGTTCCTCGACCGCAAGGAGGACTTCAGCTGGCATCCGGGACTGCTCTTCCGCGACGCCACCCTGCAGTCGCCCTATCTCAAGGACTGCGTGACGCTCGCCGACCCCACGAGCCCGTACAGCTTCCTGAACTACCTCGCACGGCAGCGCAGGCTGAACCGCTTCATCGTCGCCGACTACCCCAACGTGCGACGGGCGGAGTTCAGTGACTACTTCCGGTGGATCTGCCGCAACCTCGACACCGTCCGGTTCGGCACCGGTGTGCACGGCCTGGACTTCGCCGACGGGGCCTTCCTGGCCGACACCGACGGGGGCCGGTACCGCGCGAAGAACGTGGTGATCGGCGTCGGCCGCGAGCCGTACGTGCCCGAGGGGGCCCGGCAGCATCTGGGCGCCACCGTCTTCCACGGCACGGAGTACCTGCTGCGGGAGCTGGACGTCCAGGGCAGGCGCGTCGCCGTGATCGGGGGCGGCCAGACGGGTGCGGAGATCTTCCACGACCTGATCAGCGACGGTTCGCGGCTGCCGAGCGAGGTCACCTGGGTGACCCGGCGCAGCAACTTCGCCCCCTTCGACGAGTCCCCCTTCGCGAACGAGCTGTACGTCCCCGGCTACACCCGTCACTTCTACGCGCAGCCACTGCAGGAGCGGCAACGGCTGCTGCCCCTGCAGAAGTTGTCCAGTGACGCCATCCTCCAGCCGCTGCTGGAGGACATCCACCGGCGGCTGTACGAGCTCGACTATCTCGAGACACAGCGTCTGCGGCACCGGCTGCTGGTGGACCGCGAGTTCACCAAGGTCTCCCCGGCCGCCTCCGGCTGGCTGGTGCAGATGGAGGGTCCCACCGGCACCGAGGCCGTGGAAGCCGACATCGTGATCCTGGCCACCGGCTTCTCCAACGCCCTCCCGGCGGTCCTCGACCAGTTGCGCCACCGTCTGTCGCTGGGCGAGGACGGCCAGGTGGAGGTCAACGAGGACTTCTCGCTGCGCTGGGACGGTCCGCCGGACAACCGCCTCTTCGTCCACAACATGGCCCTGCACAGCCATGGCTGGATCGACCCCAACTTCGCCGGCATGGCCTGGCGCAGCGCGGTGATCGTCAACAGTCTGGCCGGCCGCTATCTCTACGACGTCGACGTCGACGGAACGACGGTGGACTGGGGCGGCAAGACGACGACCTCGCACGAACTGCCGCAGACGGTCCGCACCGAGGCTGGTCTATGA
- a CDS encoding class I tRNA ligase family protein, which translates to MSTTPSAKRYLIVPMHPTPNGRMHIGHAAGAYLRGDVIARHLRREGHDVSVISGTDAYENWIQLEALTAHRSPAETCWRYHSLIGDDLRSLGVELDQWVSPLDENHTGPYREVHEGLLRTLAARGTAKKIADPVPRSKDSGRYVIGVWLQGTCPHCRTPGGGNACEECGYHYQPSEILQPRSRLDEGPLVWQEFDSWYLSPPNVEEIIDRIRSADVAGDFADIAVAYLRQTGGRVRLSQPGDWGIESELAGPDGVLSNPYFGFSLYCGELYRGLRNAAVNPFHRESDVTTVGLFGIDNAVGGVGASHALALAHGELKPFDHMVTNYFLNFEGEKVSTSRKHGIWLNELLSRTSATADELRYHLSHIALEKGSGNFTADGFAESVNRLRTRLADPLPGPASGEVPGEETERIVRTVAEQGRHLQPGAALCLPSAVAVLDAWLEDRPARPGAGWLTGLALLAEPFMPTLAGDLWAGLGRLGRPSLPALGRDTIGGRGAWPAPPAPLTAQELAGVSHVRSAHV; encoded by the coding sequence GTGTCCACCACACCATCGGCGAAGCGGTACCTGATCGTCCCCATGCACCCGACACCCAATGGCCGTATGCACATCGGTCATGCCGCGGGCGCCTACCTGCGCGGCGATGTGATCGCCCGGCACTTACGCCGTGAAGGCCACGACGTCTCGGTGATCAGCGGCACCGACGCGTACGAGAACTGGATCCAGCTGGAGGCGCTGACCGCGCACCGCAGTCCGGCGGAGACCTGCTGGCGTTACCACTCACTGATCGGAGACGACCTGCGCAGTCTCGGTGTCGAGCTCGATCAGTGGGTCTCACCGCTGGACGAGAATCACACCGGCCCGTACCGCGAAGTCCACGAAGGGCTTCTGAGGACGCTGGCCGCCCGGGGCACCGCGAAGAAGATCGCTGACCCGGTTCCCCGCTCCAAGGACTCCGGCCGTTACGTCATCGGCGTCTGGCTGCAGGGCACGTGCCCGCACTGCCGTACCCCGGGCGGGGGAAACGCCTGCGAGGAGTGCGGCTACCACTACCAGCCCTCGGAGATCCTTCAGCCCCGGTCCCGGCTCGACGAAGGCCCGCTGGTGTGGCAGGAGTTCGACAGCTGGTACCTCAGCCCGCCGAACGTCGAGGAGATCATCGACAGGATCCGGTCGGCCGACGTGGCCGGTGACTTCGCCGACATCGCCGTCGCGTATCTGCGGCAGACCGGGGGACGGGTACGGCTGTCCCAGCCGGGCGACTGGGGTATCGAGAGCGAGCTGGCGGGACCGGACGGCGTACTGAGCAACCCCTACTTCGGGTTCAGCCTGTACTGCGGTGAGCTGTACCGCGGGCTCCGCAACGCCGCGGTCAACCCCTTCCACCGGGAGTCCGACGTGACCACCGTCGGCCTGTTCGGGATCGACAACGCCGTGGGCGGGGTGGGCGCGAGTCACGCCCTCGCCCTCGCCCATGGAGAGCTGAAGCCGTTCGACCACATGGTGACGAACTACTTCCTCAACTTCGAGGGGGAGAAGGTCTCCACCAGCCGCAAGCACGGCATCTGGCTGAACGAGCTCCTCTCACGGACGTCGGCGACCGCCGACGAACTCCGCTACCACCTCAGCCACATCGCTCTGGAGAAGGGCAGCGGGAACTTCACCGCGGACGGCTTCGCCGAGTCCGTCAACCGGCTCCGCACCCGTCTGGCGGACCCGCTCCCTGGGCCCGCCTCCGGCGAGGTCCCCGGCGAGGAAACCGAACGGATCGTCCGTACCGTCGCCGAGCAGGGGCGGCATCTGCAGCCGGGAGCCGCGCTCTGCCTGCCCTCCGCGGTGGCCGTGCTCGACGCATGGCTGGAGGACCGTCCCGCGCGGCCCGGAGCCGGCTGGCTGACCGGACTGGCCCTGCTGGCCGAGCCCTTCATGCCCACGCTCGCGGGGGACCTGTGGGCCGGCCTGGGCCGGCTCGGGCGTCCCAGCCTGCCCGCGCTCGGCCGCGACACCATCGGCGGGCGCGGCGCCTGGCCCGCACCCCCCGCCCCCCTGACCGCACAGGAACTGGCCGGCGTCAGCCACGTGAGGAGCGCCCATGTCTGA